A single window of Vibrio sp. HB236076 DNA harbors:
- a CDS encoding PQQ-dependent sugar dehydrogenase, producing MMRIIPLILLSFIGLAHANEQGQFKSDQGNSLFYQSHASFNQPWAMTFLPDKRLLVTEKPGRLLLVELDTSTVQSISGLPKVAYGGQGGLGDIILHPNFVDNQWVYFSYAEEDKQYKRGAAVARAKLDLTSQPPRLNDVSVIWRQFPKTSGSGHYSHRLAFDRQGYLFITSGDRQQLEPAQSWQQNLGKVIRVHDDGSIPLNNPFQDKGELAKSFWSLGHRNALGIAFDQQGRLWTHEMGPRHGDELNLTLAGENYGWPEVSWGDHYSGLSIPDHDTRPEFHTPEAYWVPTIAPSGFVIYSGQRFKDWQGDGFIGGLRSQALIRVEFDGLQAREVERFDLKKRIREVEQGPDGKIWLLEDKHGGRLLSLDRR from the coding sequence ATGATGAGAATAATCCCGTTAATCCTGCTCTCTTTTATTGGTTTGGCACACGCCAACGAGCAAGGTCAATTTAAGAGTGATCAAGGCAATTCCCTTTTTTATCAAAGTCACGCAAGCTTTAACCAACCTTGGGCGATGACCTTTTTGCCCGATAAGCGTTTATTGGTGACAGAAAAGCCAGGTCGGCTACTCTTAGTCGAGTTAGACACATCGACCGTACAATCGATATCGGGGTTGCCCAAAGTCGCCTATGGCGGCCAAGGCGGGCTTGGCGATATTATTCTCCACCCCAATTTTGTCGATAACCAATGGGTCTACTTTTCTTATGCCGAAGAGGATAAACAATACAAGCGCGGGGCTGCGGTAGCAAGAGCTAAGCTGGATCTCACCAGCCAACCGCCACGCTTAAATGATGTTTCTGTCATTTGGCGACAATTTCCCAAAACATCTGGGTCGGGACATTACTCTCATCGTTTGGCCTTTGATCGCCAAGGATACTTATTTATTACCTCTGGTGACCGCCAACAACTCGAACCGGCTCAAAGCTGGCAACAAAATCTTGGCAAGGTTATCCGAGTTCATGATGACGGCAGTATTCCGCTAAACAACCCCTTTCAAGATAAAGGTGAGCTGGCCAAGAGTTTTTGGTCACTAGGCCATCGCAATGCGCTAGGTATTGCCTTTGATCAACAAGGTCGCTTATGGACTCATGAAATGGGCCCGCGTCATGGCGATGAGCTCAATTTAACTTTGGCTGGTGAGAACTATGGCTGGCCTGAGGTTTCATGGGGCGATCACTACTCGGGGCTGTCGATTCCAGATCACGATACTCGCCCTGAGTTCCACACGCCTGAGGCCTATTGGGTGCCAACCATTGCGCCGTCGGGGTTTGTTATTTATTCCGGGCAAAGGTTCAAGGACTGGCAAGGCGATGGCTTTATTGGCGGTTTGCGTTCACAAGCCTTGATTCGCGTTGAATTTGATGGCCTACAGGCTCGTGAAGTGGAGCGTTTTGATTTGAAAAAGCGCATTCGAGAGGTAGAGCAAGGCCCGGACGGGAAAATTTGGTTATTAGAAGACAAACATGGTGGGCGGTTATTGTCGTTAGATCGCCGTTAA
- a CDS encoding cold-shock protein translates to MSNKTTGSVKWFNETKGFGFITPDNGGADLFVHFRSIVSDGFKTLSEGQKVSFEVEQGQKGPQATNVVTA, encoded by the coding sequence ATGTCTAACAAAACAACTGGTTCTGTAAAATGGTTCAACGAAACTAAAGGCTTTGGTTTCATCACTCCTGACAACGGTGGCGCTGATCTTTTCGTTCACTTCCGTTCAATCGTTTCTGACGGTTTCAAAACGCTTTCTGAAGGTCAAAAAGTGTCTTTTGAAGTTGAGCAAGGCCAAAAAGGTCCTCAAGCAACAAACGTTGTTACTGCTTAA
- a CDS encoding TSUP family transporter: protein MELSYEILVFLLFAAMLAGCIDAIAGGGGLIALPAMLMCGVPPVAAIATNKLGGVGGTLSASLHFIKTGDVQIKNMLGMMSMTFLGALIGGIALTQIDSSFLAVIIPFLLIGFSIYFIFSPNLGELDREKRISPLAYTFVIATVVGFYDGFFGPGTGSFFAISLVLLLGFNLVKATAHTKVLNFCSNFAALLYFIYDGHILWDIGAVMFIGQVIGAKVGAKLVLAKGRMLIKLAMVTVTIGISTKMLFLQ, encoded by the coding sequence GTGGAGCTAAGTTACGAAATTCTGGTCTTTTTATTATTTGCGGCCATGCTGGCTGGCTGTATTGATGCCATTGCCGGTGGGGGAGGCTTGATTGCGCTGCCCGCGATGTTAATGTGCGGCGTGCCCCCTGTGGCGGCGATTGCGACCAACAAGTTGGGGGGCGTCGGCGGTACTTTGTCTGCGTCGCTGCATTTTATCAAAACCGGTGATGTTCAAATCAAAAATATGCTGGGCATGATGTCGATGACCTTTCTCGGTGCACTTATCGGTGGCATCGCTCTGACACAAATAGACAGTAGCTTTCTGGCCGTTATTATTCCCTTTCTTTTGATCGGTTTTTCCATCTACTTTATTTTTTCGCCCAATCTTGGTGAGTTAGATCGTGAAAAGCGCATCTCTCCGCTCGCCTATACCTTTGTTATTGCGACGGTAGTGGGGTTTTATGATGGCTTTTTTGGCCCCGGAACGGGATCGTTTTTTGCTATTTCCTTAGTTTTGTTACTGGGGTTTAATCTGGTCAAAGCGACGGCCCATACTAAGGTATTGAACTTTTGTAGTAACTTTGCCGCCTTGCTGTACTTTATTTACGATGGCCATATTTTATGGGATATCGGCGCGGTCATGTTCATTGGCCAAGTGATTGGTGCAAAAGTGGGCGCGAAACTGGTCCTGGCGAAAGGACGAATGCTGATCAAGTTGGCCATGGTTACGGTGACTATCGGTATTTCGACCAAAATGTTGTTCTTACAATAG